In Bacteroidetes Order II. bacterium, the following proteins share a genomic window:
- a CDS encoding CoA-binding protein, with protein MTNFKDLFQHTKTIAVVGCSDKPYRTSHRIAAYLQSVGFRILPINPHVQSDILGETCYPDLLSVPTEINIDLVNIFRQPRYTAAVVQEILLRMALTQERPVIWTQMGVSSEEARRIATTNGLTYITNRCTMVEHAYLD; from the coding sequence ATGACCAACTTCAAAGACCTCTTTCAACATACCAAAACCATCGCCGTGGTGGGCTGCTCCGACAAACCCTACCGAACAAGCCATCGGATTGCCGCCTATTTACAATCGGTGGGTTTTAGGATACTCCCGATTAACCCCCATGTTCAAAGCGACATTCTTGGAGAAACCTGTTATCCTGACCTGCTCTCTGTTCCAACTGAAATCAACATAGACCTGGTGAATATCTTCAGGCAACCCCGTTATACGGCTGCTGTTGTGCAGGAGATTCTTCTACGAATGGCTTTAACGCAAGAAAGACCTGTCATCTGGACTCAAATGGGCGTTTCTTCCGAGGAGGCCCGACGCATTGCCACAACCAACGGCTTAACCTATATAACGAACCGTTGTACGATGGTAGAACATGCCTACCTTGATTAG
- a CDS encoding asparaginase, whose amino-acid sequence MITIFTTGGTIDKVYFDAKSEFEIGDPMIGEVLREANVTPAYEIRQLMRKDSLEITDADRQAIFGAVEVCPSKRIIITHGTDTMVKTAQVLAPLATSRVIVLVGSLSPARFRNTDAVFNIGFAMGVVQAFERGVYVSMNGCIFHPDHVVKNRAANRFEAV is encoded by the coding sequence ATGATTACCATTTTTACCACTGGTGGCACCATAGACAAGGTATATTTTGATGCCAAGAGTGAATTTGAAATTGGCGACCCAATGATCGGCGAAGTTCTTCGTGAAGCAAATGTGACCCCCGCATACGAAATCCGCCAATTAATGCGGAAAGATAGTTTGGAAATTACGGATGCCGATCGGCAAGCAATATTCGGCGCCGTAGAGGTTTGTCCGAGCAAGCGTATTATTATAACGCATGGGACTGATACGATGGTCAAAACTGCGCAAGTTTTGGCACCCTTGGCAACAAGTCGGGTCATTGTATTGGTTGGTTCGCTTTCTCCGGCAAGGTTTCGGAATACAGATGCCGTATTTAACATCGGATTTGCAATGGGGGTCGTTCAGGCGTTTGAACGAGGGGTCTATGTAAGCATGAACGGTTGCATCTTTCATCCGGATCATGTCGTAAAAAACCGGGCCGCCAATCGTTTTGAGGCGGTGTAA
- a CDS encoding asparagine--tRNA ligase — MQHDFVYIRDLASHDGQLVTLKGWLYNKRSSKGLHFLILRDGTGLVQCVMAEQEIGTASWAAAEDATQESSLVLTGLVRKDDRQIGGYELVVHEAVLIQRAEGYPITPKEHGIEFLMDQRHLWLRSQRPWATMRLRNTIIMSIHHYFQEQGFVQMDAPIFTGNAVEGTSTLFEVDYFDEKAYLTQSGQLYGEAMAMALGKIYTFGPTFRAEKSKTRRHLTEFWMIEPEMAFYDLAMNMDMAEGLLRRILRDALANCRAELDVLGRDVALLKKADATFPRIHYSDAVDLLKSSKSMEMLDSELEAAFEEEKSLRSELTEIKKNYGSAKKWEKKKFDAREIEINQLLEDCAERQRNLPKWKASAIAFEWGNDLGGSDETVLTKHFDTPIMVHRYPAAVKAFYMKRDPEDDRLALGVDVLAPEGYGEIIGGGERATDLQFLLDQIRAHDLPESAFSWYLDLRRFGSVPHSGFGLGLERTICWVGGLKHVREAIPFARLISRLSP; from the coding sequence ATGCAACACGATTTTGTGTACATCCGGGACTTGGCAAGCCACGATGGACAATTGGTGACCTTGAAAGGATGGCTTTATAACAAACGTTCATCCAAAGGATTGCACTTTTTAATTTTACGAGATGGAACGGGCCTAGTACAATGTGTGATGGCAGAGCAAGAAATTGGAACGGCGTCTTGGGCTGCTGCCGAAGATGCGACGCAGGAGAGTTCTTTGGTGTTAACGGGGTTGGTGCGGAAGGATGATCGTCAGATTGGGGGATACGAGCTTGTGGTTCATGAGGCGGTTCTGATACAACGGGCAGAAGGGTATCCGATCACTCCCAAGGAGCATGGAATTGAGTTTCTGATGGATCAACGGCATTTGTGGTTGCGTAGCCAGCGCCCTTGGGCTACGATGCGGCTCAGAAACACTATCATCATGTCTATTCATCACTATTTTCAGGAGCAAGGATTTGTGCAGATGGATGCCCCCATTTTTACCGGAAATGCGGTTGAAGGCACCTCCACTTTGTTTGAAGTTGATTATTTTGATGAAAAAGCCTATCTCACCCAATCGGGACAGCTATATGGCGAAGCGATGGCTATGGCGTTAGGAAAAATCTATACCTTTGGTCCTACGTTTCGGGCTGAAAAATCCAAGACCCGTCGCCATTTGACTGAATTTTGGATGATCGAACCAGAAATGGCATTTTATGACCTTGCCATGAATATGGACATGGCAGAAGGGTTGTTGCGCCGGATTTTGCGGGATGCACTGGCCAATTGCAGGGCGGAACTGGACGTTTTGGGCCGAGATGTGGCGCTGCTGAAAAAAGCCGATGCCACGTTCCCTCGAATTCACTATTCGGATGCGGTGGATCTGCTTAAGAGTAGCAAAAGCATGGAAATGTTGGATAGTGAATTGGAGGCCGCTTTTGAGGAAGAAAAGAGCCTACGTTCGGAACTGACTGAAATCAAAAAAAACTATGGATCAGCCAAAAAGTGGGAAAAGAAGAAGTTTGATGCGCGGGAAATCGAAATCAACCAATTATTAGAAGATTGTGCTGAACGTCAGCGTAATTTACCTAAATGGAAAGCCTCTGCCATTGCTTTTGAATGGGGGAATGATTTGGGGGGCAGCGACGAAACCGTACTGACAAAACATTTCGATACGCCCATTATGGTACACCGTTATCCGGCTGCCGTCAAAGCGTTCTATATGAAGCGCGATCCAGAAGACGATCGGTTGGCACTAGGGGTAGATGTGCTGGCTCCAGAAGGGTACGGAGAGATTATTGGTGGGGGAGAACGGGCAACCGATTTGCAGTTTTTGCTGGATCAGATCCGCGCACACGACTTGCCGGAGTCTGCCTTTTCGTGGTATTTAGACCTGCGGCGGTTTGGATCGGTGCCGCACAGTGGGTTTGGGCTAGGATTAGAACGCACCATTTGTTGGGTGGGAGGTCTCAAACATGTCCGGGAGGCGATTCCATTTGCTCGGTTGATAAGCCGACTGAGTCCCTAA
- a CDS encoding threonylcarbamoyl-AMP synthase produces MTPFLEEAVDAVLAGNVVIYPTETVYGIGGDAENDELIQKVQTIKGRDATKPMLVLTDDWDRVVGWIAEYTSIHRKLMDASLPITLLFHPTHLVPTRLRGLSALIGIRKTSHSFCKALIEKTDRLLLSTSANPAGSAPVNDLKNLPSSFLLNVDCVVDAGALPEAPPSSVVAISDGQLKLLREGAVGMAELNRLLASS; encoded by the coding sequence ATGACGCCCTTTCTTGAGGAAGCCGTAGATGCCGTCTTGGCGGGAAATGTGGTTATCTATCCCACCGAAACGGTTTATGGGATTGGTGGGGATGCTGAAAATGACGAACTAATCCAAAAGGTGCAAACCATCAAAGGGCGGGATGCGACTAAGCCCATGTTGGTACTCACCGACGATTGGGATCGGGTGGTTGGATGGATTGCGGAATATACAAGCATTCACCGTAAGTTGATGGATGCCTCATTACCCATTACGCTGCTGTTTCACCCCACCCATTTGGTTCCTACACGTCTTCGAGGGCTTTCAGCATTGATTGGTATCCGTAAAACGTCCCATTCTTTTTGTAAGGCATTGATTGAAAAAACGGATCGTTTATTGCTTTCCACATCGGCCAATCCGGCTGGAAGCGCACCCGTAAACGACCTGAAAAATTTGCCTTCGTCATTTCTGTTGAATGTAGATTGTGTTGTGGATGCGGGTGCTTTGCCCGAAGCCCCCCCCTCATCGGTTGTGGCCATATCAGACGGTCAGTTGAAGTTGTTACGGGAAGGTGCGGTTGGTATGGCCGAATTAAACCGCCTTTTGGCCTCGAGTTAG
- a CDS encoding GWxTD domain-containing protein: MQQLGSRLFWYILILVGTAVYPVFAQEAPEPRRVKVSLDHASFAYEGGNSLFEIYLSFEVKSLPFRPVAEGGLVALVPIQWRLTRNTVQSDGKTVAEAVRGDAMRLAFPIADTTFVGDSQVFQYLIRDLVPPGEYELILKILPDATLGIVGESLTRQVTVRNFMDQTPKANMSDIMFASAMEPSSNRDDAFYRSGLSVRPNPNQLYGNGVDKLLFYAEAYQISQIKINPEQAEYTLLAYVSAASAPQAIPGLEIREKRTLRENDVLTGSFDVSKLVSGAYFLRVAILNENNEAVLEQRRKFFIYNPNIQLQETKIDPDEDFLASVFVNMTEEEVADEMEHIKIISTTTDERQMAKLATIEAKRRWLYDYWLARDTNPQTSINEYRMEFYENLRMAKDRYSNKFTIGWKTDRGRTLLKYGLPSSTQPNLSRRETVPYEIWEYNNIPGEGRAEFIFADMSGFGEFELIHATVSGSRKSPNWQAEIIKKN, from the coding sequence ATGCAACAGCTTGGTTCTCGTTTATTCTGGTATATATTGATCTTGGTTGGTACTGCTGTGTACCCTGTTTTCGCGCAGGAGGCTCCAGAACCCCGTCGCGTCAAGGTAAGTCTGGATCATGCTTCCTTTGCTTATGAGGGTGGTAATAGTCTTTTTGAAATATATCTGTCTTTTGAGGTTAAGTCTTTGCCCTTCCGACCTGTAGCCGAGGGAGGTTTGGTTGCATTGGTTCCTATACAATGGAGACTTACCCGAAACACCGTACAATCCGATGGAAAGACGGTGGCCGAGGCGGTTCGGGGCGATGCCATGAGGCTGGCTTTTCCCATCGCGGATACAACCTTTGTAGGTGATAGCCAAGTCTTTCAGTATTTGATCCGAGATCTTGTCCCGCCGGGAGAATACGAGTTGATTCTCAAGATTTTGCCGGATGCCACCTTAGGAATCGTGGGGGAGTCTCTTACACGCCAAGTGACGGTCAGGAATTTTATGGACCAGACGCCCAAAGCCAATATGTCTGACATTATGTTTGCATCGGCGATGGAGCCTTCTTCAAACCGAGACGATGCTTTTTATAGAAGTGGCCTTTCGGTACGCCCAAATCCAAATCAATTATATGGAAATGGAGTAGATAAATTACTTTTTTATGCAGAAGCTTATCAAATTTCACAAATCAAGATCAATCCAGAACAAGCCGAATATACTTTATTGGCCTATGTTTCTGCTGCAAGTGCGCCTCAGGCCATACCGGGACTGGAAATCCGGGAGAAACGCACCCTTCGGGAGAATGATGTTCTGACGGGGAGTTTTGATGTCAGTAAATTGGTTTCGGGTGCATACTTTCTTCGGGTGGCTATCTTAAACGAAAATAACGAAGCCGTTTTAGAACAACGACGTAAGTTCTTTATTTATAACCCTAATATCCAACTTCAGGAAACAAAAATAGATCCTGATGAAGACTTCTTGGCTTCTGTGTTTGTTAATATGACCGAGGAAGAAGTGGCGGACGAAATGGAGCACATAAAAATTATTTCTACAACTACAGACGAACGACAAATGGCCAAATTGGCGACAATAGAGGCTAAACGGCGGTGGCTCTATGATTATTGGTTGGCACGAGATACCAATCCTCAGACATCTATAAATGAATACCGGATGGAATTTTATGAAAACTTACGGATGGCGAAAGACCGTTATTCTAATAAGTTTACGATTGGTTGGAAAACGGATCGTGGAAGAACCTTGCTAAAATATGGCCTTCCTTCTTCTACGCAACCCAATTTGTCGCGCCGCGAAACCGTACCTTACGAAATCTGGGAATACAACAATATCCCCGGTGAGGGACGGGCGGAGTTTATCTTCGCAGACATGAGCGGATTTGGGGAATTTGAATTGATTCATGCCACCGTTAGCGGGAGTCGCAAAAGCCCCAACTGGCAAGCCGAAATTATAAAGAAAAATTAA